The sequence ACGGGTACAACGACAGTACGGTTGAGCAGGCGGGAATAGCCATAGAGTGCAGTGGTGGTAAGCCCATTACGTGGGCTTGGTACGAATTCTACCCATCACCATCCGTGGAAATAAGCGGATTCACAGTCAAACCTGGCGATGTGATCTACGTGAATGTGACGTACATAGGCAATGGCGAATTCAACATAGTGATCAAGGACATCACAAGGGGCGAGACATACGCAGTAACGGGTAGCGTAAGCGGAGCACTACTCTCATCAGCCGAATGCATACTGGAGAGACCTACCGTTAATGGGCAGTTAACGGCACTGGCAAACTTCGGAACAGCATACTTCGGGCAGGACTACACGGACGTGATCGGCACATGCTACGCAACCGTGGGCGGTAGCACCACTGCCTTCGGAAACTACCCATCAACCGTGGAAATAATAATGACCGCATACAACGGCAAGATCCTGGCACAACCAAGCTCATTAACCACTGACGGATCAAGCTTCACAGTAACATACGTAAGTAGCGGAAAGTAATTTAATTCATCATAATATTCATTTAGTTTCAGTATTAAAATGCGTCATGAGATTGATTTTAAGTTATAAGAATTAATGTAAATTGTAGAATCTTATCATTTATCTTAATTAGTATTTTACAATATTTTGTATTTAATTCCTTAAACTTTGATATTGAGCAACTAGCAAAATTAAGCATCCCTAATAAATTAACCAAATTAGAATCCTTAGTTAACAAGATGCATCATTTTTATAGGCATGAATCATATTAATAACATCTCTACCAAGCTTTCTTAATTCCCTCCTACGTGAATCTTTACTATGGGATCTTGTACTTATTTTTTCATTTACTATACGAGACACTTCGTATGCTTCGTTTAACACCTCACCATTAGTATTGACTACTGATATGCCTAAATTATTGACCAACTTCTTCACAAGTTCGTCAGTGAATCCTATCAAGTCCCTATTACCTAGTTCTTTAGGCGGTGGCGTTAACGACTCCACAAACTTGTCAATAAGCTTAAGCATGAACTCCCTCATACTTAAGTCACTCATTAGCAATCTTTCAGTGCTAACCAATAGATCTCTCAATGATTTACAATACTTGGCTTGCTTTACATTATCTTCAATGCTCTTACGATAACTAATCATATAAAAGCATAGATAATAATCAATGAGGATATTAGTATCCACCAAATACATCGTACATCCCTATAGGTAGTCACTTTCCGTAAACCTGACGCCAAGCTCACTCAATGTGGCGAATGAGGTGCAGGAATTTAGAAACTTGTCTAATTGCTCATGACTATAACCAGCCCTAGACAACACATTCCCCGCCTCATTCTCCTTACCATAAAACACTAGGAATGAGGAAGCCAATAAACACGTGGCCCTCTCGCCATCGCCAAGTAATGCCTCGTCCATAGCCATACCAAGTAATAGCAATGCCTTATCAAGTATGTAATTACCAACTCTAGACACGCCCCTGTAACGGGCCATGCAGGCCGCATGCGTTAGTACTCTACCTGCGTTAACAAGCAACACCTGGACTTTATTCAAATCCGTGAGAAACTCGCCACCACCATCAATCGCAACCTTCCTAAGGAACTCCTTATATTCAGTATTAAGCAGGCCAAACCTAGCTAGGTACTGAAAGACCTCATACATCGCCCTTGCAAAATCAACAACAAACGTTAATTGACCCCTCCTAACCTCACTCATCAAACATTGAACATCAGCCCTTAAATCATTAATCTCCGCATTCACCGAATCAACACACTCAACGCCTTGGCAATCCCTAATTACATCAATCAAATTTGTGGCGTGCCGAAATAACATGCCAATAGCCTTACGAAACATGTTATCCAATTCCACAACATCCGCCCTATTCATCCCCAATGACTGAGTAGGCTGCATGAGATCTAACTACTTAATACCATGGTTAAAATAAATATTTAAACATTGTCTTTCAATTAAAATAAACATCATCATTGATGATATAATGAAACATAGATTATTTTTAATGGAAGCATCAATGCACCGACCAAGTATTATGAACTTGACGTTACTGTGAATGGATATGTTTGCCCGCTAACGGTCGTTATATAGCCACTGTATTGAACGCCAACCTGTGCATGCTGCTGTCCTGTACATATTGCTTGTATTGTTTGGCCGTTGAATGATACGAAAACATTAGATGTGCTGAAGTAACCGTTGGATATAGGTAGCATTATCTTTATCATGGCTCCCTGCATGTCAGCAGGTACCTGTATTGGGCTCTGGAATACGCAACTTAAACTACCTAGCGTGAAGCCGTTGATGCCAATGCCGCTGCTTGATGGGTTACTAATGAGCAGCGTCAACGTGGCAGAAGTGCCGGAACTAACACCAGTCAAACCAACCGCCTGCACTTGAAGCGTGGTGGTTATTGGTGTGCATTGCTGTAGTTGGGCTTGGCATGATTGGTACTGCCCCTGTAAATTGTTGTACTGGGTTTGTAAATTCACTAACTGGCTTTGGCATGCCGAATACTGACTCTGTAAATTACTGTACTGGCTCTGTAGGCCCGAGTACTGACTCTTCAAGTCATCATACTGAGCCTTCAGGGCATCGTACGCGGCCATCAACGTTGAGTAATTTTGATTACTCACAAACCAAAGGGTACCAAAGACCGCAGCCAAGGCTAGAAACACCATTGAGAGGGCTATCCATAGGCTGCCCTGGGTCATTAATTACTTTCAATCCTAAATAATTATAAATCCTTCTGTATTGTTGTGATATGTAATAATTGACGCAAAGAATAATCATTAATGAATAAAGAGCCTTAAAGCCAGCGTAACTACTATCATCATTATCAAGATTATAAATGAGACCACCAAGTGCCTCCTTATGTAGATTTCCTCAAGTAATGGCTTATCACTCGTATAAAGCAATACAGACACCGCACCAGTAACCCAAACAACGGTACTCACAGGAATGAAACCAATAACATCAATTAATGCCTTAGCATATAACGCATACACAATTAATGTAATGACCGCAATACCCAACGTCACATAATTAAAGACCCACACAGCATCAACAGGCCCCTTAAAGTAACGCATATTTATACGAATTCTAGGCTCCAACGCTTTATTCACAATAAGACCAGACAATACTTCCCTAGTTATTACCATTAATGCCTTCGCATTAATGTAACAATACGCCTGTGTACTATCTTTGTCACCAGCTGAGGTATCAAGCATCAATACCGCATCTTCCAGCATAAGCCACATGGGACTTTTATCGTTTAACGGCTTAATTGGACTTAGCTTACTTAAGTTATGTCTATTATAAATCCATAATGCCAATTCCGACCTCTTTGTATGAGTCTCCTTGGGTAACTTAATTACCACATGTACTGAGTTTATCATAGAATTATCACGCATCAGCAATTCAGGAAAGACATTAAAGCCAATACTAAAGTCTGCGCTAAAGAGGGTCCTCCACCCAACGAGCTCTTCATAGGGTTGAGACCTGATCCTCTGTATGATGATAAAGAATCTCTTATTTATCAATTTAACTAGTGCCAACGGATGATAAGTCGCAATCTCATCACGGAGAAATAATGTAAGCGAAATTAAATCGTTAATTAATGGCTCGGCTGCAGATGGAGCATAGCTAGGTACGCCAACAAGTATACTTGGAATAAAGATTTTACTAATATATTTAAGCAACAATTCAGGCAAAATAAACGATAACATCGCCGTTCTCATACTTATTTCAGTAATTAACTCCATTAGATTACGAAACTCCATAACTAAATCATTGAACGCATCACTACGTTCAAGCTCATTAGGTGTTCTAAACTTTAAAACCTTATTTATTATACGCAAAAATTCACTTTCCTCATTTACGTTAATTACCATTCTCTTCTTCAATTCCTTAACTAAATTCTCAGCATACTTCCTAATCGCCCGTTCCCTATAGCTACTTGGCAGTACTATAATCCTTTCGTCATGCTGCCCCCTTGTCCTGTACGTAAAGGTTGCCCTGCGTGGTCTCGGCGGTAATGGCACCACGAAGTAACACTCACGCTTACCTTTACACCAACGGGGCTCCTCTAGAACCTCACCAACAATAACCTCATCGTACTCAATAATATCAGGCAAAACATCAATAACCCTAAGAAAATACCTCAAAACACGAACCTTACCACCGAAATAATAATCAAGAGAACCCTTCACGATCTCCTCAAAATCAACATCCACCGCCATAAAGATCAATCACTAACCTTCACGCCTGCACCCTTACGTTTACGTTCATTATATGCATCATCAAGGGCTTTACGCAGCATATCCCTTACGCGCCTTGCCGCCTCGGTGTCAATATCCTTGAACGCCAGGGAGATTGAGTCAGTCCTGGTGTTCAGTTCGTTCATGTATTCCTCATACACCTTATCAATACCATCTGCAAGTCTCCTATATTCTTCATCAACCTTGTCATCAGGCAATTTACTAATGTACTCCTTGATTAATTTAACCATGGCATCAATGACGCCCAACATACCGTACTCAAGAATAATCAAACCAATGGTCCTATCCACGCCCGTGCTATCCACATTCCTAAGGATCAAACCCCAGTCAATACCCTCACCCAGCCTCCCC is a genomic window of Vulcanisaeta souniana JCM 11219 containing:
- a CDS encoding G1 family glutamic endopeptidase produces the protein MTGNKLIPILVTLTLIAVAAAITHATATPTMHPMIKHGVGYASTVYSLNWAGYAVPTREGTVTSVAGSFIVPSVTCTRQTTYVALWAGLDGYNDSTVEQAGIAIECSGGKPITWAWYEFYPSPSVEISGFTVKPGDVIYVNVTYIGNGEFNIVIKDITRGETYAVTGSVSGALLSSAECILERPTVNGQLTALANFGTAYFGQDYTDVIGTCYATVGGSTTAFGNYPSTVEIIMTAYNGKILAQPSSLTTDGSSFTVTYVSSGK